Proteins found in one uncultured Desulfuromonas sp. genomic segment:
- a CDS encoding valine--tRNA ligase has translation MADELAKGYEPHDFETKWYQTWEENGYFHADETSSKPPYSIVIPPPNVTGVLHMGHALNNTMQDILARWKRMTGHEVLWMPGTDHAGIATQNVVEKQLASEGKDRHDVGRDAFIERVWQWREESGGQIINQLKRLGASCDWQRERFTMDDGLSKAVREVFVSLYEEGLIYRDNRLINWCPRCHTALSDLEVEHDDKKGNLWHLRYPVKGTDQVLVVATTRPETMLGDTAVAVHPDDERYTDLIGKMIELPLTGREIPIIADDYVDKEFGSGAVKITPAHDFNDFEMGKRHNLENINILDESGVVNENGGAYQGMERYAAREKVVADLDALGLLEKIDDHLNSVGECYRCKTVIEPYMSLQWYVDVQPLAKEAIKAVENGQTRIVPAQWEKTYYEWMYNIQDWCISRQIWWGHRIPAWFCDDCGEITVSRDDATCCAKCQSTNIHQETDVLDTWFSSGLWPFSTMGWPEKTDALNKFYPTSCLITGFDILFFWVARMMMMGLKFMGEVPFKDVYIHALVRDAQGQKMSKSKGNVIDPLTVIDEFGTDAFRFTLTAFAAQGRDVKLSTERIGGYRNFCNKLWNASRFALMNLEGFEPVDTPNWDELSLSMADRWILTRLTEVEKEANKALDEYRFNEAASTLYTFTWHEFCDWYIELIKGALYGDDAAAKLSAQTVVYTVLERLLRLLHPITPFITEEIWQTLPGTRPVASIMLANYPQGESLLQDEDATAKMEQVMEVIRSIRNIRGEMDVSPAKKISALLDCKNEASLAVMSDGQEYIKALARIEELTCGVALDQPAQVAKQVSGDVEILLPLAGLINVEEEEKRLTKEIAKVQKDVDMFSKKLSNEKFVAKAPAAVLEKDRGKLAAAQEKLTVLQASLEKIVALK, from the coding sequence ATGGCAGACGAACTGGCAAAAGGCTACGAGCCGCACGATTTTGAAACCAAGTGGTATCAAACCTGGGAAGAAAACGGCTATTTTCACGCCGACGAAACGTCCTCCAAGCCGCCGTATTCGATTGTCATTCCGCCGCCCAATGTCACCGGAGTCTTGCACATGGGCCACGCGCTCAACAATACCATGCAGGACATTCTCGCCCGCTGGAAACGGATGACCGGCCACGAAGTGTTATGGATGCCCGGTACCGACCATGCCGGTATTGCCACCCAGAATGTCGTTGAAAAACAACTGGCCAGTGAAGGCAAGGACCGCCACGATGTCGGTCGCGATGCATTTATTGAGCGGGTGTGGCAGTGGCGCGAAGAGTCCGGCGGCCAGATCATCAATCAGCTCAAACGCCTCGGTGCTTCCTGCGATTGGCAGCGTGAACGCTTCACCATGGACGACGGCCTGAGTAAAGCCGTGCGAGAAGTCTTTGTCAGCCTCTATGAAGAGGGCTTGATCTACCGCGACAACCGCTTGATCAACTGGTGTCCGCGTTGTCACACCGCGCTGTCCGATCTGGAAGTGGAACACGACGATAAAAAAGGCAACCTGTGGCATCTGCGTTATCCGGTCAAAGGCACCGATCAGGTGCTGGTTGTTGCCACCACCCGTCCGGAAACCATGCTCGGTGATACTGCCGTCGCGGTTCATCCCGACGACGAGCGTTACACCGATCTGATAGGCAAAATGATTGAGTTGCCGCTGACCGGTCGTGAAATTCCCATCATTGCCGACGATTATGTCGATAAGGAGTTCGGCAGCGGGGCGGTGAAGATCACCCCGGCCCACGACTTCAACGACTTTGAGATGGGCAAGCGCCACAATCTGGAAAATATCAACATCCTCGATGAATCCGGTGTTGTCAACGAAAACGGCGGTGCCTATCAAGGCATGGAACGCTATGCGGCCCGCGAAAAAGTGGTTGCCGATCTCGACGCGCTGGGGCTGTTGGAAAAGATCGATGACCACTTGAACTCGGTGGGGGAATGTTACCGCTGTAAAACCGTCATCGAACCGTACATGAGTCTGCAATGGTATGTTGATGTGCAGCCGCTGGCCAAAGAAGCGATCAAGGCCGTGGAAAACGGCCAGACCCGTATTGTCCCCGCGCAATGGGAAAAAACCTACTACGAGTGGATGTACAACATTCAGGACTGGTGCATCAGCCGCCAGATCTGGTGGGGGCATCGTATCCCGGCTTGGTTCTGCGACGACTGCGGTGAGATCACCGTCTCGCGCGACGATGCGACCTGCTGTGCCAAATGCCAAAGCACCAATATTCATCAGGAAACCGACGTGCTCGACACCTGGTTCTCTTCGGGGTTGTGGCCGTTTTCGACCATGGGTTGGCCGGAGAAAACCGATGCGCTGAACAAGTTTTATCCCACATCCTGCCTGATCACCGGCTTCGATATCCTGTTCTTCTGGGTGGCGCGCATGATGATGATGGGCCTCAAGTTCATGGGCGAAGTGCCGTTCAAGGACGTGTACATCCATGCCTTGGTCCGCGATGCTCAGGGCCAGAAGATGAGTAAGAGTAAGGGCAATGTTATCGACCCGTTGACCGTCATTGACGAGTTCGGCACCGATGCCTTCCGTTTTACCCTGACCGCTTTTGCCGCTCAGGGCCGTGATGTTAAGCTCTCCACCGAGCGGATCGGCGGCTACCGCAACTTCTGCAATAAGCTGTGGAACGCCAGCCGCTTTGCCCTGATGAATCTCGAAGGCTTTGAGCCGGTTGACACCCCCAACTGGGATGAACTCAGCCTGTCCATGGCGGATCGCTGGATCTTGACCCGCCTGACCGAGGTGGAAAAAGAAGCCAACAAGGCCCTGGACGAGTATCGCTTCAATGAAGCCGCCAGCACGCTGTACACCTTTACCTGGCATGAGTTCTGCGACTGGTATATCGAACTGATCAAAGGGGCTCTGTACGGCGACGATGCTGCGGCCAAGCTCAGCGCCCAGACCGTCGTTTATACGGTGCTGGAACGCCTGCTGCGTCTGCTGCATCCGATCACACCGTTCATCACCGAAGAGATCTGGCAAACGCTGCCCGGCACTCGTCCGGTGGCGTCCATCATGCTGGCCAACTACCCGCAGGGCGAAAGCCTGTTGCAGGACGAAGACGCCACCGCCAAAATGGAGCAGGTGATGGAGGTCATTCGTTCCATCCGTAACATTCGTGGTGAAATGGATGTCTCCCCGGCCAAAAAGATCAGTGCACTGCTCGATTGCAAAAATGAGGCAAGTCTGGCCGTCATGAGTGATGGTCAAGAGTACATCAAAGCTCTGGCTCGCATCGAAGAGCTGACCTGCGGTGTTGCTCTCGATCAACCGGCCCAGGTTGCCAAGCAGGTGTCCGGCGACGTCGAGATCCTCCTGCCGCTGGCCGGTCTGATCAATGTGGAAGAGGAAGAAAAACGCCTCACTAAAGAGATCGCCAAGGTGCAGAAAGATGTCGACATGTTCAGCAAGAAGCTGTCGAACGAGAAATTCGTCGCCAAAGCTCCGGCAGCGGTGCTGGAAAAAGACCGTGGTAAGTTGGCGGCAGCGCAGGAGAAGCTGACCGTGTTGCAGGCCAGTCTGGAGAAGATTGTGGCGTTGAAGTAG
- a CDS encoding response regulator has product MGKKLLLADDSVTIQKVIEITFADKDYQLQIADNGDQALTMAQQDCPDLILADVFMPGKDGYELCEALRALPELAAVPVLLLAGTFEPFDESKANAVGATDWITKPFSSQELVDKVAEMLSNAPAQDTWKATPGQTPVESDLLGAFEEVRAKQTEQAEAPVVETPAQPEPPVAEPEPLPTFDLAQPAVTEEDSASAQEDDSFSFDAVTEYAPADGETVEDEASTDLPPLSEFSFETNETPPAQTDEAETTVDPFALPEAEETPEEQPIAETSEESLSALDPFAAAAETPAVAESEAPVNDPFADLPPLGDFSEPTEEPAVEEAPSFGSLQPLEPQEEPEPEPAPVADLPPLVETVDEQPAAPAAVMDLAEDAIVAEGTYGATPKRVETRVAYLSDEQLTEIVERVAGAVIEKLASPILEKVVWEVVPDLAESLVREEMDKIKPEA; this is encoded by the coding sequence ATGGGCAAAAAGTTGTTGCTGGCTGATGACAGTGTCACTATACAGAAAGTCATCGAAATTACATTTGCTGATAAAGACTATCAGCTCCAGATTGCAGATAATGGCGACCAAGCTTTGACTATGGCTCAACAGGATTGCCCTGATCTGATTCTGGCCGATGTGTTTATGCCCGGCAAAGATGGTTACGAATTGTGTGAAGCGCTCCGAGCCCTGCCTGAGCTGGCTGCGGTCCCTGTTCTTTTGCTTGCGGGAACCTTTGAGCCGTTCGACGAGTCCAAAGCCAATGCCGTTGGTGCCACCGATTGGATTACCAAACCCTTCAGCTCTCAGGAATTGGTGGATAAAGTCGCTGAAATGCTCTCCAATGCGCCTGCTCAAGATACCTGGAAAGCTACGCCGGGGCAGACACCGGTGGAAAGTGACCTGCTTGGTGCCTTTGAAGAGGTTCGTGCCAAACAGACTGAACAGGCCGAAGCCCCGGTTGTAGAAACGCCTGCCCAGCCTGAACCGCCTGTTGCAGAGCCGGAACCGTTGCCCACATTTGATCTGGCCCAACCCGCCGTCACAGAAGAGGACTCTGCTTCTGCTCAGGAAGATGACAGTTTCAGTTTTGATGCGGTCACCGAATATGCACCGGCTGATGGTGAAACTGTTGAGGACGAAGCATCAACCGATCTACCGCCGCTGAGCGAATTCAGCTTTGAAACCAATGAAACGCCACCGGCGCAAACCGATGAGGCGGAAACGACGGTCGATCCGTTTGCTCTACCTGAAGCGGAAGAAACCCCGGAAGAACAACCGATTGCTGAAACTTCAGAAGAATCTCTGTCAGCACTTGATCCGTTTGCCGCTGCCGCTGAAACACCGGCTGTCGCCGAATCTGAAGCACCGGTGAATGATCCGTTTGCTGATTTGCCTCCGCTTGGTGATTTCTCCGAACCCACGGAGGAGCCGGCGGTTGAAGAGGCACCCTCTTTTGGATCACTGCAGCCCCTTGAGCCGCAGGAAGAACCCGAGCCTGAACCCGCACCGGTGGCTGATCTGCCGCCGTTGGTTGAGACCGTTGACGAGCAACCTGCCGCGCCCGCCGCCGTCATGGATCTCGCTGAGGATGCCATTGTTGCCGAAGGCACTTACGGAGCAACCCCGAAACGCGTCGAAACGCGCGTTGCTTACCTCAGCGACGAGCAATTGACGGAAATTGTTGAGCGCGTTGCCGGGGCGGTCATCGAAAAACTTGCTTCACCGATCCTCGAAAAGGTCGTATGGGAAGTCGTTCCCGATCTGGCCGAGAGCCTGGTTCGTGAAGAGATGGATAAGATCAAGCCTGAAGCCTGA
- a CDS encoding deoxyguanosinetriphosphate triphosphohydrolase, with protein sequence MPSNAIRHMIEQREKNTLSPFACCSADSLGRETKEQPCPIRTCFQHDRDRILHCKSFRRLKHKTQVFLSPEGDHYRTRLTHTLEVSQIARTVARALSLNEDLTEAITLGHDLGHTPFGHAGERVLNELLGGGFHHVRQSVRVVERLEKNGRGLNLTSEVRDGILYHSKGTGPVAACCDGGRAKTLEGQIVRFADIIAYVNHDLDDALRSGVITVDDVPKSLLMHLGQRHSQRINTMVSDMIQTSQRDDAIEIGLSDNVLEWVTDLRDWLFDHVYRVPSVHDDFTKAARVLRELFEFFMENPDQMERYGAVFLDDDPLEVSVTDFIAGMTDRYAMKLYQEIFLPRPWATL encoded by the coding sequence ATGCCGTCAAATGCCATACGCCATATGATTGAGCAGCGGGAAAAGAACACTCTTTCACCCTTTGCCTGTTGCAGTGCTGATAGTCTTGGACGTGAGACGAAGGAACAACCATGTCCGATTCGAACTTGTTTTCAACATGACCGTGATCGTATTTTGCATTGTAAATCGTTTCGTCGTTTAAAACATAAAACGCAGGTTTTTTTATCGCCGGAAGGCGATCATTATCGCACCCGTCTGACCCATACTCTTGAAGTGTCTCAGATTGCCCGCACGGTTGCCCGGGCTCTGTCTCTCAATGAAGATTTGACCGAAGCCATCACCCTGGGCCATGACCTTGGCCACACTCCGTTCGGCCATGCCGGTGAACGGGTGTTGAATGAGTTGCTTGGTGGTGGTTTTCATCATGTCCGCCAGAGTGTGCGCGTGGTGGAGCGGCTGGAGAAGAACGGCCGGGGATTAAACCTGACCTCTGAAGTGCGTGACGGCATACTCTATCATTCCAAAGGAACCGGGCCGGTAGCAGCCTGCTGCGACGGGGGGCGGGCAAAAACCCTCGAAGGGCAGATTGTCCGCTTTGCGGATATCATTGCTTATGTCAATCACGATCTTGATGACGCTTTGCGTAGCGGGGTGATTACCGTTGATGATGTGCCCAAGTCGTTGTTGATGCATCTGGGTCAACGCCATTCCCAGCGCATCAATACCATGGTCAGTGATATGATCCAGACCTCACAGCGCGATGATGCGATTGAGATCGGCTTGTCCGACAATGTTCTCGAGTGGGTGACTGATCTGCGCGATTGGTTGTTTGATCATGTTTACCGGGTGCCAAGTGTTCACGATGATTTTACCAAAGCGGCGCGGGTACTCAGAGAACTGTTCGAATTCTTTATGGAAAATCCCGATCAAATGGAACGTTACGGTGCGGTTTTTCTCGACGATGATCCGCTCGAAGTCAGTGTTACCGATTTCATTGCCGGGATGACAGATCGCTATGCCATGAAGTTGTACCAGGAGATCTTTCTTCCCCGGCCATGGGCGACGCTGTAA
- a CDS encoding MucR family transcriptional regulator, producing MSKLLEMAVEIVSAHASTTTMSKEDLVAELAEIHTALKAMETGEQIAEQQEQEQQPAVSLKKAFGRDKVYCMICGKGMTTLGRHLRMVHGITPTEYRKQFEIPRTQPLAAKAYSEQRKKMAIERGLGEKLAQARAAKKK from the coding sequence ATGTCAAAGCTTCTGGAAATGGCCGTAGAAATTGTTTCTGCCCATGCTTCAACCACAACAATGTCCAAAGAAGATCTGGTCGCTGAACTGGCCGAAATCCATACTGCGCTCAAAGCAATGGAAACCGGCGAGCAAATCGCTGAACAGCAAGAACAGGAACAGCAACCGGCGGTCTCACTGAAAAAAGCTTTCGGCAGGGACAAAGTCTACTGCATGATCTGCGGCAAAGGCATGACCACGCTTGGTCGTCACCTGCGCATGGTTCACGGTATCACTCCGACAGAGTACCGTAAGCAGTTTGAGATTCCGCGCACTCAGCCCCTTGCTGCCAAAGCGTACTCAGAACAACGTAAAAAGATGGCCATTGAGCGGGGCCTGGGTGAAAAACTGGCTCAAGCTCGCGCCGCCAAGAAAAAGTAA
- a CDS encoding DUF2914 domain-containing protein: MLNMKTVVLAFTLMALSVTSSLALDVVDASITTRIVNREPLDSLNTVPVGTDQLYCFTRINGATDDTWITHVWYCEDQELARVRLPVRSSSWRTWSSKRILPQWKGAWRVEVLDESGEPLLIVPFSIF, translated from the coding sequence ATGTTGAATATGAAGACCGTTGTTCTTGCTTTTACGCTGATGGCGCTCAGTGTCACGAGCAGCTTGGCATTAGATGTGGTCGATGCCTCGATTACCACGCGTATCGTCAATCGGGAGCCGCTGGATTCGTTGAATACCGTTCCTGTCGGGACGGATCAGCTGTATTGTTTTACTCGTATCAATGGTGCCACAGATGATACTTGGATTACCCATGTCTGGTATTGCGAAGATCAGGAACTGGCCCGGGTGCGTTTGCCGGTGCGTTCGTCGAGTTGGCGGACCTGGTCGTCAAAACGGATTTTGCCCCAATGGAAAGGGGCATGGCGGGTTGAAGTGCTCGATGAAAGCGGCGAGCCGTTGTTGATCGTGCCGTTTTCAATCTTTTAA
- a CDS encoding phosphopentomutase, whose protein sequence is MLFKRVVLIVLDGVGCGALPDAELYGDSNSNTLAHIAEQDGALTLPTLQRLGLGNLVTMKGVPVAADPQGAWGRMAERSAGKDSTTGHWEIAGAILDQPFATFAKAFPEPIIQAFTELAGVEPLGNVIASGTEILVELGEEHLRTGRPIVYTSTDSVFQIAAHEDLWPPEKLYELCRGMRQVLNDWQVGRVIARPFVGDRADNFRRTERRHDFSMQPQPMILDDLAEHKIDVVAVGKIQDIFCGRGISKHYPTRDNADGMEKITAALQEMERGLIFANLIDYDMLYGHRCDVVGFARALERFDQWLSGFLKQLGRDDLLLITADHGCDPTMPGTDHSREYVPLLAWSPSLTTGCHLGDRETFSDIAATLGEIFAIETRCGNSFLSTLTGC, encoded by the coding sequence ATGTTGTTTAAACGCGTTGTGTTGATTGTTCTGGACGGGGTCGGGTGCGGCGCTTTGCCTGATGCCGAGCTGTATGGTGACAGTAATTCCAATACTCTAGCACACATTGCCGAGCAGGATGGCGCTCTGACGCTGCCGACGCTGCAGCGCCTTGGCCTGGGCAATCTCGTGACGATGAAGGGGGTTCCCGTAGCGGCAGACCCTCAAGGCGCCTGGGGGCGAATGGCTGAACGGAGTGCCGGTAAGGACAGCACCACCGGTCATTGGGAAATTGCCGGTGCGATTCTTGATCAACCGTTTGCCACGTTTGCCAAGGCCTTTCCAGAACCGATTATTCAGGCGTTTACCGAGTTGGCCGGTGTTGAGCCGCTCGGCAATGTGATTGCCAGCGGTACCGAAATTCTCGTTGAATTGGGCGAAGAACACCTGCGGACCGGACGGCCGATTGTTTATACCAGCACCGATTCGGTCTTTCAGATCGCTGCCCATGAAGATCTGTGGCCGCCGGAGAAATTGTATGAATTGTGTCGCGGGATGCGTCAGGTTCTCAATGATTGGCAGGTTGGGCGGGTGATTGCCCGACCCTTTGTCGGCGACCGGGCCGATAATTTCAGGCGTACCGAGCGGCGTCACGATTTTTCCATGCAACCGCAGCCGATGATTCTCGATGATCTGGCCGAGCACAAGATTGATGTGGTCGCCGTTGGCAAGATTCAGGATATCTTCTGCGGGCGGGGAATCAGCAAGCATTATCCCACCCGAGACAATGCTGACGGTATGGAAAAAATCACTGCTGCCTTGCAGGAGATGGAACGCGGGCTGATTTTTGCTAATCTGATTGACTATGATATGCTCTACGGGCATCGTTGCGATGTGGTTGGGTTTGCCCGGGCTCTGGAACGATTTGACCAATGGCTGTCCGGGTTCTTGAAACAACTCGGTAGGGACGATCTGTTGTTGATCACGGCTGATCATGGGTGTGATCCCACCATGCCGGGCACCGATCACAGCCGTGAATATGTGCCGTTGCTGGCCTGGTCTCCCTCTCTTACAACAGGATGTCATCTCGGCGATCGTGAGACATTCAGCGACATTGCCGCGACTCTCGGCGAGATTTTTGCTATTGAAACGCGTTGTGGAAACAGCTTTTTATCAACATTGACAGGTTGTTGA
- the deoC gene encoding deoxyribose-phosphate aldolase: protein MSFLSPAALIDHTLLAPTACAADFEQLCEEAVEFGCASVCVPASRLPLVTDLLHGSEVAVATVIGFPLGYETTTSKVMQATEACHLGADEIDMVIHGGWAQEGHYAQIEQELADVNRACEGRALKVIIECCYLNDQQKRKLTEVVMNAGAAYVKTSTGFGSGGATVADVALLAEVTQGKIGIKAAGGIRDYATFQAMVDVGATRIGCSATATIIDQWLKIKEEQQGEDVV, encoded by the coding sequence ATGTCGTTTCTTTCTCCTGCTGCTCTGATTGACCACACCTTGTTGGCACCGACAGCCTGTGCCGCGGATTTTGAACAATTGTGCGAAGAGGCCGTAGAGTTCGGATGTGCTTCGGTGTGTGTGCCGGCCTCACGTTTGCCGTTGGTCACGGACCTGCTGCACGGCAGCGAGGTGGCCGTGGCCACGGTAATCGGTTTTCCACTTGGTTATGAAACCACCACCAGCAAAGTGATGCAGGCGACGGAAGCTTGTCACCTGGGGGCCGACGAAATCGATATGGTGATTCACGGCGGCTGGGCTCAGGAGGGGCACTATGCCCAGATTGAACAGGAACTTGCCGATGTCAACCGTGCCTGTGAAGGGCGCGCGCTTAAAGTGATCATTGAGTGTTGTTATCTCAATGATCAGCAAAAACGAAAATTGACCGAAGTCGTTATGAACGCTGGAGCCGCTTACGTCAAGACCTCGACCGGTTTTGGCTCAGGGGGTGCGACCGTGGCCGACGTGGCATTGCTGGCGGAGGTGACTCAAGGGAAGATCGGTATTAAGGCAGCCGGCGGAATTCGTGACTATGCCACCTTTCAGGCCATGGTTGATGTCGGTGCCACCCGGATCGGCTGTAGTGCCACGGCAACAATTATTGACCAGTGGTTGAAAATCAAAGAAGAGCAACAGGGGGAAGATGTTGTTTAA
- the argJ gene encoding bifunctional glutamate N-acetyltransferase/amino-acid acetyltransferase ArgJ, translated as MTVPVIQGFTFSAAEAAIKGPGRTDCALIVSATPARCAGVFTRNKVIAAPLIVTKPRIAEGLCQAVLINSGNANACTGEAGLEVARTSGAEVAKALSIDEKLVAVSSTGVIGVPLPVERLTEAIPALCQGLAADKATAVAEAIMTTDSFSKASCRTIEVGGKTCQVMAIAKGAGMIHPNMATMLGFVMTDADVAAELLQPTLTKSVDDSFNSITVDGDTSTNDMVLLLANGAAGNATIQPGSREAGLFAEAVAAVLLDLAKMIVQDGEGATKLVQIELCGANSNMEAKIAARSVATSSLVKTAFFGEDANWGRIIAAVGYSGVDVDPDKIDIFFDDVQVVANGLTTGAEQEVLATEVLKKPEFRVTVDLHLGEGRAYYYTSDLTYDYVKINADYRT; from the coding sequence ATGACTGTTCCCGTGATACAAGGATTTACATTTTCCGCTGCAGAAGCCGCGATTAAAGGACCGGGGCGCACTGATTGTGCCCTGATTGTCTCCGCAACGCCCGCCCGGTGTGCCGGTGTATTTACCCGCAATAAAGTGATTGCCGCCCCGCTGATTGTCACCAAACCGCGCATCGCCGAAGGGCTGTGCCAGGCCGTGTTGATCAACAGCGGCAATGCCAATGCCTGCACCGGCGAAGCCGGTCTCGAAGTGGCACGTACCAGTGGTGCTGAAGTGGCCAAGGCGTTGTCCATTGATGAAAAACTCGTTGCCGTGTCTTCCACCGGAGTGATTGGTGTTCCCCTGCCGGTGGAGCGGTTGACCGAAGCTATTCCGGCGTTGTGTCAGGGGCTGGCCGCCGATAAGGCGACTGCTGTCGCCGAAGCGATTATGACCACCGACAGTTTCAGTAAAGCCTCCTGCCGCACCATCGAGGTGGGCGGCAAAACCTGTCAGGTGATGGCGATTGCCAAAGGCGCAGGGATGATCCATCCCAACATGGCGACCATGCTTGGTTTTGTCATGACCGATGCCGATGTGGCTGCGGAGCTGTTGCAGCCGACGTTGACCAAGTCCGTGGACGATTCGTTTAACTCGATTACGGTCGACGGGGATACCTCCACCAACGATATGGTGTTACTGTTGGCTAATGGTGCCGCCGGCAACGCAACCATTCAACCGGGCAGTCGCGAGGCGGGGCTGTTTGCCGAGGCAGTGGCTGCGGTGCTGCTTGATCTGGCCAAAATGATCGTGCAGGATGGTGAAGGTGCCACGAAGCTGGTGCAGATCGAACTGTGCGGGGCCAACAGCAATATGGAAGCGAAAATCGCCGCGCGCAGTGTGGCCACTTCCAGTCTGGTTAAGACCGCCTTTTTCGGCGAAGATGCCAACTGGGGGCGGATTATTGCCGCTGTCGGCTATTCGGGTGTGGATGTTGATCCGGATAAAATCGATATTTTCTTTGATGACGTTCAAGTGGTGGCCAACGGTTTGACCACTGGCGCCGAGCAGGAAGTTCTGGCCACCGAAGTGCTGAAAAAACCCGAGTTTCGTGTCACCGTCGATCTGCATCTTGGCGAGGGGCGGGCATACTACTACACCTCAGATCTGACCTATGATTACGTCAAGATCAATGCCGACTATCGGACCTGA